In a genomic window of Bemisia tabaci chromosome 1, PGI_BMITA_v3:
- the LOC109039186 gene encoding uncharacterized protein isoform X3: protein MAEDVSQKTPIVGDNSKLSKSSSRASSDIHCNCGDLDKVSGQPTPLSSGNNQKKKTSFQITSVTVGSRVSNDGGEDSADDLDESHTDDMSDVIDTSRVTDVENETPSFSEDTFSKEDVFFNSSTSLGSAPVIPTSSQYGLAIVSAPDICNNSNSSAQCGAISNNDLHVTVADSVLNLSVLGAKQHEADMRDLHNHPGRNERFKVVKIESTEPFKRGRWVCMDFLDHSIVQSKPNSISKPSDPSDNQSGLHTGNDSGISVADSNLVNDEPVSSDHVNSSNNHAQNEQITSASSGLNQSLPGQAQNVPGSNHTMSGQNHSVSAPPQSAPATHSNASPGQTLQFNPVNCSQPQQHAQSMSQIPLQQTPNFINQNQHQSLQAQQLQQALANANYQMQNATNSNQQQQHMNVNNVMQQSMPMQQHVQQQYQTSMPPPQVVQPIQVQNVPQQQFQQPQQPQQQQHQQVQMMQQIPVSQQQPAFVQQCTPVVGSQQPVVPQQPQPMPQQAQQYYTNPSVVHNSNALSNQVPIINSQNQNLTNMIPVHQPQQVVSTSQPQQIMTQQSQPQVISQPNSMQGQPQQTVPIISNSMPAQPQTQTNLIQSQPVMSQQSQAQPMMTQQNQIPNQPQQQMMSQNTVVQSQPQHMMAQPTTQQNQPQQMMGQQSNSQSQPSTLISIQTQPQQMMQQQAPIQTQQVISQQPANTVQPQQLLAQQMQSHMMSQASTPPVQSQPILTQTNLQSQPQQMMTQPSNQVQPQQLMNQQSNNIQPQQSVMPPQTMVQNQMMPQQMMAQPSMMPPTNHMTNQQANFTVTNIQPTNQPAQTQHLPNYPVSQPSSGHHYIPSSLNQQSYPSAMSMLNEVEISENKMIEQLGVQSTLVESLNDVQNTTNNGDEAQLEDHADSERCVYSSYVDSCNFYNVSDSFILNLSLGNFTKFGSV from the coding sequence ATGGCTGAAGATGTTAGTCAAAAAACACCCATAGTGGGAGATAATAGTAAATTATCCAAAAGTTCCAGTAGAGCCTCCAGTGATATTCACTGTAACTGCGGAGATCTGGATAAAGTTTCTGGGCAACCCACACCTCTATCGTCTGGTAACAACCAAAAGAAAAAGACTTCTTTTCAAATCACTAGTGTTACTGTTGGTTCTAGAGTGAGTAATGATGGTGGCGAAGATTCTGCTGATGATCTAGACGAGTCGCACACCGATGACATGTCGGATGTGATAGATACCTCACGAGTAACAGATGTCGAAAATGAAACACCTAGTTTCTCTGAAGACACGTTTTCTAAAGAGGATGTATTTTTCAACTCATCCACATCGTTGGGATCCGCTCCTGTCATACCCACAAGCTCTCAGTACGGTTTAGCAATTGTTTCTGCCCCAGACATTTGTAATAATAGTAATTCCTCCGCACAGTGTGGTGCTATATCGAACAATGATTTACATGTGACTGTTGCAGATAGTGTATTAAATCTTAGTGTTTTAGGTGCAAAACAACACGAGGCTGATATGAGGGACCTTCATAATCATCCTGGTCGCAACGAAAGGTTTAAAGTGGTGAAAATAGAAAGCACAGAACCATTCAAACGTGGACGTTGGGTCTGTATGGACTTCTTAGATCATTCTATTGTCCAATCAAAACCCAATTCTATTAGTAAACCATCTGATCCTTCTGACAATCAATCTGGGCTCCATACTGGAAATGATAGTGGAATTTCTGTAGCTGATTCAAATTTAGTCAATGATGAACCGGTTAGTTCTGATCATGTAAATAGTAGCAATAATCATGCTCAGAATGAACAAATCACATCTGCATCCTCTGGACTGAACCAAAGTTTGCCTGGACAAGCCCAAAATGTACCTGGGTCCAACCATACTATGTCCGGACAAAATCACAGTGTGTCTGCTCCACCGCAGAGTGCACCAGCAACTCATTCCAATGCGTCTCCTGGACAAACTCTTCAATTCAATCCCGTAAATTGCTCACAACCCCAACAGCATGCTCAAAGCATGTCTCAAATTCCATTACAGCAGACGCCTAATTTTATTAACCAGAACCAACATCAAAGCTTGCAGGCTCAGCAGCTGCAACAAGCATTGGCGAATGCAAATTATCAGATGCAAAACGCAACGAACAGTAATCAACAACAGCAGCATATGAATGTGAACAACGTAATGCAGCAATCAATGCCAATGCAACAGCATGTCCAACAACAGTATCAAACATCAATGCCTCCGCCGCAAGTGGTACAACCAATTCAGGTACAAAATGTCCCTCAACAGCAGTTTCAACAACCGCAACAAccacagcagcagcagcaccaACAGGTGCAAATGATGCAGCAAATCCCTGTATCACAACAGCAGCCTGCATTTGTGCAACAATGTACCCCTGTTGTTGGTTCTCAACAGCCAGTTGTTCCCCAGCAGCCACAACCAATGCCGCAGCAAGCTCAACAGTATTACACAAACCCTTCAGTTGTCCACAATTCTAATGCCTTGAGTAACCAAGTTCCTATCATTAACTCGCAGAACCAAAATTTAACAAACATGATACCCGTTCATCAACCCCAACAAGTAGTAAGTACGAGTCAGCCTCAGCAAATAATGACGCAACAGTCTCAACCACAAGTTATTAGTCAGCCTAATTCAATGCAAGGGCAGCCTCAACAAACAGTGCCGATAATTTCAAATTCCATGCCTGCGCAACCTCAAACTCAGACTAACCTTATCCAATCACAGCCAGTCATGTCTCAACAATCTCAGGCTCAGCCGATGATGACCCAACAAAATCAGATTCCTAATCAACCGCAACAACAGATGATGTCACAAAATACGGTTGTGCAGTCTCAGCCGCAACATATGATGGCTCAGCCGACAACACAACAGAATCAACCACAACAAATGATGGGACAGCAGTCTAACTCACAGTCTCAGCCCTCGACTCTGATATCAATACAGACGCAGCCCCAGCAAATGATGCAGCAGCAAGCGCCCATCCAAACTCAGCAAGTTATCTCGCAACAGCCAGCAAATACTGTTCAGCCGCAGCAGTTGCTCGCTCAGCAGATGCAATCACATATGATGTCTCAGGCAAGCACACCCCCAGTTCAATCACAACCTATTCTTACGCAAACTAATCTTCAGTCGCAACCTCAGCAAATGATGACGCAGCCGTCTAATCAAGTTCAGCCTCAGCAATTGATGAATCAACAATCCAACAATATTCAACCACAGCAATCGGTGATGCCTCCTCAGACAATGGTTCAAAACCAAATGATGCCCCAGCAAATGATGGCACAGCCATCTATGATGCCGCCAACCAATCACATGACAAATCAACAAGCTAATTTTACTGTTACCAACATTCAACCGACAAATCAGCCAGCCCAGACCCAGCATTTACCGAATTATCCTGTATCTCAACCTTCATCGGGCCATCACTACATCCCGTCTTCTCTAAACCAGCAATCTTATCCATCTGCAATGTCAATGCTAAATGAAGTGGAAATAAGTGAAAACAAAATGATTGAGCAGCTAGGAGTCCAGTCTACACTAGTTGAATCTCTCAATGATGTCCAAAATACCACCAACAATGGAGACGAAGCGCAACTGGAAGATCATGCAGATTCTGAAAG
- the LOC109039186 gene encoding uncharacterized protein isoform X4, with product MAEDVSQKTPIVGDNSKLSKSSSRASSDIHCNCGDLDKVSGQPTPLSSGNNQKKKTSFQITSVTVGSRVSNDGGEDSADDLDESHTDDMSDVIDTSRVTDVENETPSFSEDTFSKEDVFFNSSTSLGSAPVIPTSSQYGLAIVSAPDICNNSNSSAQCGAISNNDLHVTVADSVLNLSVLGAKQHEADMRDLHNHPGRNERFKVVKIESTEPFKRGRWVCMDFLDHSIVQSKPNSISKPSDPSDNQSGLHTGNDSGISVADSNLVNDEPVSSDHVNSSNNHAQNEQITSASSGLNQSLPGQAQNVPGSNHTMSGQNHSVSAPPQSAPATHSNASPGQTLQFNPVNCSQPQQHAQSMSQIPLQQTPNFINQNQHQSLQAQQLQQALANANYQMQNATNSNQQQQHMNVNNVMQQSMPMQQHVQQQYQTSMPPPQVVQPIQVQNVPQQQFQQPQQPQQQQHQQVQMMQQIPVSQQQPAFVQQCTPVVGSQQPVVPQQPQPMPQQAQQYYTNPSVVHNSNALSNQVPIINSQNQNLTNMIPVHQPQQVVSTSQPQQIMTQQSQPQVISQPNSMQGQPQQTVPIISNSMPAQPQTQTNLIQSQPVMSQQSQAQPMMTQQNQIPNQPQQQMMSQNTVVQSQPQHMMAQPTTQQNQPQQMMGQQSNSQSQPSTLISIQTQPQQMMQQQAPIQTQQVISQQPANTVQPQQLLAQQMQSHMMSQASTPPVQSQPILTQTNLQSQPQQMMTQPSNQVQPQQLMNQQSNNIQPQQSVMPPQTMVQNQMMPQQMMAQPSMMPPTNHMTNQQANFTVTNIQPTNQPAQTQHLPNYPVSQPSSGHHYIPSSLNQQSYPSAMSMLNEVEISENKMIEQLGVQSTLVESLNDVQNTTNNGDEAQLEDHADSER from the coding sequence ATGGCTGAAGATGTTAGTCAAAAAACACCCATAGTGGGAGATAATAGTAAATTATCCAAAAGTTCCAGTAGAGCCTCCAGTGATATTCACTGTAACTGCGGAGATCTGGATAAAGTTTCTGGGCAACCCACACCTCTATCGTCTGGTAACAACCAAAAGAAAAAGACTTCTTTTCAAATCACTAGTGTTACTGTTGGTTCTAGAGTGAGTAATGATGGTGGCGAAGATTCTGCTGATGATCTAGACGAGTCGCACACCGATGACATGTCGGATGTGATAGATACCTCACGAGTAACAGATGTCGAAAATGAAACACCTAGTTTCTCTGAAGACACGTTTTCTAAAGAGGATGTATTTTTCAACTCATCCACATCGTTGGGATCCGCTCCTGTCATACCCACAAGCTCTCAGTACGGTTTAGCAATTGTTTCTGCCCCAGACATTTGTAATAATAGTAATTCCTCCGCACAGTGTGGTGCTATATCGAACAATGATTTACATGTGACTGTTGCAGATAGTGTATTAAATCTTAGTGTTTTAGGTGCAAAACAACACGAGGCTGATATGAGGGACCTTCATAATCATCCTGGTCGCAACGAAAGGTTTAAAGTGGTGAAAATAGAAAGCACAGAACCATTCAAACGTGGACGTTGGGTCTGTATGGACTTCTTAGATCATTCTATTGTCCAATCAAAACCCAATTCTATTAGTAAACCATCTGATCCTTCTGACAATCAATCTGGGCTCCATACTGGAAATGATAGTGGAATTTCTGTAGCTGATTCAAATTTAGTCAATGATGAACCGGTTAGTTCTGATCATGTAAATAGTAGCAATAATCATGCTCAGAATGAACAAATCACATCTGCATCCTCTGGACTGAACCAAAGTTTGCCTGGACAAGCCCAAAATGTACCTGGGTCCAACCATACTATGTCCGGACAAAATCACAGTGTGTCTGCTCCACCGCAGAGTGCACCAGCAACTCATTCCAATGCGTCTCCTGGACAAACTCTTCAATTCAATCCCGTAAATTGCTCACAACCCCAACAGCATGCTCAAAGCATGTCTCAAATTCCATTACAGCAGACGCCTAATTTTATTAACCAGAACCAACATCAAAGCTTGCAGGCTCAGCAGCTGCAACAAGCATTGGCGAATGCAAATTATCAGATGCAAAACGCAACGAACAGTAATCAACAACAGCAGCATATGAATGTGAACAACGTAATGCAGCAATCAATGCCAATGCAACAGCATGTCCAACAACAGTATCAAACATCAATGCCTCCGCCGCAAGTGGTACAACCAATTCAGGTACAAAATGTCCCTCAACAGCAGTTTCAACAACCGCAACAAccacagcagcagcagcaccaACAGGTGCAAATGATGCAGCAAATCCCTGTATCACAACAGCAGCCTGCATTTGTGCAACAATGTACCCCTGTTGTTGGTTCTCAACAGCCAGTTGTTCCCCAGCAGCCACAACCAATGCCGCAGCAAGCTCAACAGTATTACACAAACCCTTCAGTTGTCCACAATTCTAATGCCTTGAGTAACCAAGTTCCTATCATTAACTCGCAGAACCAAAATTTAACAAACATGATACCCGTTCATCAACCCCAACAAGTAGTAAGTACGAGTCAGCCTCAGCAAATAATGACGCAACAGTCTCAACCACAAGTTATTAGTCAGCCTAATTCAATGCAAGGGCAGCCTCAACAAACAGTGCCGATAATTTCAAATTCCATGCCTGCGCAACCTCAAACTCAGACTAACCTTATCCAATCACAGCCAGTCATGTCTCAACAATCTCAGGCTCAGCCGATGATGACCCAACAAAATCAGATTCCTAATCAACCGCAACAACAGATGATGTCACAAAATACGGTTGTGCAGTCTCAGCCGCAACATATGATGGCTCAGCCGACAACACAACAGAATCAACCACAACAAATGATGGGACAGCAGTCTAACTCACAGTCTCAGCCCTCGACTCTGATATCAATACAGACGCAGCCCCAGCAAATGATGCAGCAGCAAGCGCCCATCCAAACTCAGCAAGTTATCTCGCAACAGCCAGCAAATACTGTTCAGCCGCAGCAGTTGCTCGCTCAGCAGATGCAATCACATATGATGTCTCAGGCAAGCACACCCCCAGTTCAATCACAACCTATTCTTACGCAAACTAATCTTCAGTCGCAACCTCAGCAAATGATGACGCAGCCGTCTAATCAAGTTCAGCCTCAGCAATTGATGAATCAACAATCCAACAATATTCAACCACAGCAATCGGTGATGCCTCCTCAGACAATGGTTCAAAACCAAATGATGCCCCAGCAAATGATGGCACAGCCATCTATGATGCCGCCAACCAATCACATGACAAATCAACAAGCTAATTTTACTGTTACCAACATTCAACCGACAAATCAGCCAGCCCAGACCCAGCATTTACCGAATTATCCTGTATCTCAACCTTCATCGGGCCATCACTACATCCCGTCTTCTCTAAACCAGCAATCTTATCCATCTGCAATGTCAATGCTAAATGAAGTGGAAATAAGTGAAAACAAAATGATTGAGCAGCTAGGAGTCCAGTCTACACTAGTTGAATCTCTCAATGATGTCCAAAATACCACCAACAATGGAGACGAAGCGCAACTGGAAGATCATGCAGATTCTGAAAG
- the LOC109039186 gene encoding uncharacterized protein isoform X2 translates to MAEDVSQKTPIVGDNSKLSKSSSRASSDIHCNCGDLDKVSGQPTPLSSGNNQKKKTSFQITSVTVGSRVSNDGGEDSADDLDESHTDDMSDVIDTSRVTDVENETPSFSEDTFSKEDVFFNSSTSLGSAPVIPTSSQYGLAIVSAPDICNNSNSSAQCGAISNNDLHVTVADSVLNLSVLGAKQHEADMRDLHNHPGRNERFKVVKIESTEPFKRGRWVCMDFLDHSIVQSKPNSISKPSDPSDNQSGLHTGNDSGISVADSNLVNDEPVSSDHVNSSNNHAQNEQITSASSGLNQSLPGQAQNVPGSNHTMSGQNHSVSAPPQSAPATHSNASPGQTLQFNPVNCSQPQQHAQSMSQIPLQQTPNFINQNQHQSLQAQQLQQALANANYQMQNATNSNQQQQHMNVNNVMQQSMPMQQHVQQQYQTSMPPPQVVQPIQVQNVPQQQFQQPQQPQQQQHQQVQMMQQIPVSQQQPAFVQQCTPVVGSQQPVVPQQPQPMPQQAQQYYTNPSVVHNSNALSNQVPIINSQNQNLTNMIPVHQPQQVVSTSQPQQIMTQQSQPQVISQPNSMQGQPQQTVPIISNSMPAQPQTQTNLIQSQPVMSQQSQAQPMMTQQNQIPNQPQQQMMSQNTVVQSQPQHMMAQPTTQQNQPQQMMGQQSNSQSQPSTLISIQTQPQQMMQQQAPIQTQQVISQQPANTVQPQQLLAQQMQSHMMSQASTPPVQSQPILTQTNLQSQPQQMMTQPSNQVQPQQLMNQQSNNIQPQQSVMPPQTMVQNQMMPQQMMAQPSMMPPTNHMTNQQANFTVTNIQPTNQPAQTQHLPNYPVSQPSSGHHYIPSSLNQQSYPSAMSMLNEVEISENKMIEQLGVQSTLVESLNDVQNTTNNGDEAQLEDHADSESASGTSAVAIDNKIEQAMDLVKSHLMFAVREEVEVLKEKISELMERINQLEAENTLLKQNASQETLAQLPTPAQNQPPSNVP, encoded by the coding sequence ATGGCTGAAGATGTTAGTCAAAAAACACCCATAGTGGGAGATAATAGTAAATTATCCAAAAGTTCCAGTAGAGCCTCCAGTGATATTCACTGTAACTGCGGAGATCTGGATAAAGTTTCTGGGCAACCCACACCTCTATCGTCTGGTAACAACCAAAAGAAAAAGACTTCTTTTCAAATCACTAGTGTTACTGTTGGTTCTAGAGTGAGTAATGATGGTGGCGAAGATTCTGCTGATGATCTAGACGAGTCGCACACCGATGACATGTCGGATGTGATAGATACCTCACGAGTAACAGATGTCGAAAATGAAACACCTAGTTTCTCTGAAGACACGTTTTCTAAAGAGGATGTATTTTTCAACTCATCCACATCGTTGGGATCCGCTCCTGTCATACCCACAAGCTCTCAGTACGGTTTAGCAATTGTTTCTGCCCCAGACATTTGTAATAATAGTAATTCCTCCGCACAGTGTGGTGCTATATCGAACAATGATTTACATGTGACTGTTGCAGATAGTGTATTAAATCTTAGTGTTTTAGGTGCAAAACAACACGAGGCTGATATGAGGGACCTTCATAATCATCCTGGTCGCAACGAAAGGTTTAAAGTGGTGAAAATAGAAAGCACAGAACCATTCAAACGTGGACGTTGGGTCTGTATGGACTTCTTAGATCATTCTATTGTCCAATCAAAACCCAATTCTATTAGTAAACCATCTGATCCTTCTGACAATCAATCTGGGCTCCATACTGGAAATGATAGTGGAATTTCTGTAGCTGATTCAAATTTAGTCAATGATGAACCGGTTAGTTCTGATCATGTAAATAGTAGCAATAATCATGCTCAGAATGAACAAATCACATCTGCATCCTCTGGACTGAACCAAAGTTTGCCTGGACAAGCCCAAAATGTACCTGGGTCCAACCATACTATGTCCGGACAAAATCACAGTGTGTCTGCTCCACCGCAGAGTGCACCAGCAACTCATTCCAATGCGTCTCCTGGACAAACTCTTCAATTCAATCCCGTAAATTGCTCACAACCCCAACAGCATGCTCAAAGCATGTCTCAAATTCCATTACAGCAGACGCCTAATTTTATTAACCAGAACCAACATCAAAGCTTGCAGGCTCAGCAGCTGCAACAAGCATTGGCGAATGCAAATTATCAGATGCAAAACGCAACGAACAGTAATCAACAACAGCAGCATATGAATGTGAACAACGTAATGCAGCAATCAATGCCAATGCAACAGCATGTCCAACAACAGTATCAAACATCAATGCCTCCGCCGCAAGTGGTACAACCAATTCAGGTACAAAATGTCCCTCAACAGCAGTTTCAACAACCGCAACAAccacagcagcagcagcaccaACAGGTGCAAATGATGCAGCAAATCCCTGTATCACAACAGCAGCCTGCATTTGTGCAACAATGTACCCCTGTTGTTGGTTCTCAACAGCCAGTTGTTCCCCAGCAGCCACAACCAATGCCGCAGCAAGCTCAACAGTATTACACAAACCCTTCAGTTGTCCACAATTCTAATGCCTTGAGTAACCAAGTTCCTATCATTAACTCGCAGAACCAAAATTTAACAAACATGATACCCGTTCATCAACCCCAACAAGTAGTAAGTACGAGTCAGCCTCAGCAAATAATGACGCAACAGTCTCAACCACAAGTTATTAGTCAGCCTAATTCAATGCAAGGGCAGCCTCAACAAACAGTGCCGATAATTTCAAATTCCATGCCTGCGCAACCTCAAACTCAGACTAACCTTATCCAATCACAGCCAGTCATGTCTCAACAATCTCAGGCTCAGCCGATGATGACCCAACAAAATCAGATTCCTAATCAACCGCAACAACAGATGATGTCACAAAATACGGTTGTGCAGTCTCAGCCGCAACATATGATGGCTCAGCCGACAACACAACAGAATCAACCACAACAAATGATGGGACAGCAGTCTAACTCACAGTCTCAGCCCTCGACTCTGATATCAATACAGACGCAGCCCCAGCAAATGATGCAGCAGCAAGCGCCCATCCAAACTCAGCAAGTTATCTCGCAACAGCCAGCAAATACTGTTCAGCCGCAGCAGTTGCTCGCTCAGCAGATGCAATCACATATGATGTCTCAGGCAAGCACACCCCCAGTTCAATCACAACCTATTCTTACGCAAACTAATCTTCAGTCGCAACCTCAGCAAATGATGACGCAGCCGTCTAATCAAGTTCAGCCTCAGCAATTGATGAATCAACAATCCAACAATATTCAACCACAGCAATCGGTGATGCCTCCTCAGACAATGGTTCAAAACCAAATGATGCCCCAGCAAATGATGGCACAGCCATCTATGATGCCGCCAACCAATCACATGACAAATCAACAAGCTAATTTTACTGTTACCAACATTCAACCGACAAATCAGCCAGCCCAGACCCAGCATTTACCGAATTATCCTGTATCTCAACCTTCATCGGGCCATCACTACATCCCGTCTTCTCTAAACCAGCAATCTTATCCATCTGCAATGTCAATGCTAAATGAAGTGGAAATAAGTGAAAACAAAATGATTGAGCAGCTAGGAGTCCAGTCTACACTAGTTGAATCTCTCAATGATGTCCAAAATACCACCAACAATGGAGACGAAGCGCAACTGGAAGATCATGCAGATTCTGAAAG